In Brevibacillus brevis, a genomic segment contains:
- a CDS encoding ABC transporter permease, with translation MKTWRRHTLTGYSWLMLVFLYLPIAILMIYSFNDSRINAVWSGFTWKWYLSLFDNRQVMQALGNSLSIGIISSVLATVLGTAASLAVKHYSARWRTVVNGLVYLPIVIPEIMMGLALLVLFSQIHMELGKATLIMAHVTFSMPYVMVIISARLADMGKELEEAAQDLGATPWETLRYVTLPLIMPGVVAGFLMSFTLSLDDFIISFFVAGPNSTTLPLYIYGLVKRGVSPEVNALSTLLIASTVLLVVVAELFRRKDSKTITY, from the coding sequence ATGAAAACATGGCGCAGACACACGCTGACCGGGTACTCCTGGCTCATGCTGGTCTTTCTGTATTTGCCGATCGCCATCCTGATGATCTACTCGTTCAACGACTCGCGAATCAATGCCGTCTGGAGCGGGTTTACATGGAAATGGTACCTTTCGTTATTCGACAACAGGCAAGTCATGCAGGCGCTGGGCAACAGCCTCAGCATCGGAATCATCAGCAGCGTGCTGGCGACCGTCCTCGGTACGGCGGCTTCGCTGGCGGTCAAGCATTACTCCGCGCGCTGGAGGACGGTAGTAAACGGCCTCGTCTACTTGCCGATCGTCATCCCCGAAATCATGATGGGGCTGGCGCTGCTGGTCCTGTTCAGCCAGATTCACATGGAGCTGGGCAAGGCTACGCTGATCATGGCGCACGTCACGTTCAGCATGCCGTACGTGATGGTCATCATATCGGCACGGCTCGCCGATATGGGCAAGGAGCTCGAGGAAGCGGCCCAGGACCTGGGCGCCACTCCGTGGGAGACGCTCCGCTACGTGACACTCCCGCTGATCATGCCGGGGGTCGTGGCAGGCTTTCTCATGTCCTTTACCTTGTCGCTGGATGACTTCATCATTTCGTTCTTTGTGGCAGGGCCCAATTCGACGACGTTGCCGCTCTACATTTACGGCCTGGTCAAACGCGGCGTTTCGCCCGAGGTAAACGCTCTGTCTACTCTGCTGATTGCGAGCACCGTGCTGCTCGTGGTCGTCGCCGAGCTGTTCCGACGCAAGGATTCAAAAACTATCACATACTGA
- a CDS encoding molybdopterin-dependent oxidoreductase, with protein sequence MESAPKAAQRMKVSGFGLIQKREASAYSKQLTSEDDLFKVWHLGIPDMECGEWELQLDGLVEKTTKLSLNELREFPQTSVMAFHECAGNPLNPRVPQRRVGNVVWTGVKLGDLLRFPSSRCLQTVEKLGRKPA encoded by the coding sequence ATGGAAAGTGCTCCGAAAGCGGCGCAGCGGATGAAGGTTTCCGGCTTTGGACTCATTCAGAAACGGGAAGCCAGTGCGTATTCAAAACAGCTTACCAGCGAAGATGATTTATTCAAGGTGTGGCACCTTGGCATCCCTGATATGGAATGTGGTGAGTGGGAGCTTCAACTCGACGGTCTGGTTGAGAAAACAACGAAGTTGAGCCTGAATGAGCTGAGAGAATTCCCGCAAACATCCGTTATGGCGTTTCATGAGTGCGCTGGTAATCCCCTAAACCCTAGAGTGCCACAAAGAAGAGTCGGCAACGTTGTGTGGACAGGGGTAAAACTAGGGGATCTATTGAGATTTCCTTCGTCGAGGTGTCTACAGACGGTGGAGAAACTTGGAAGGAAGCCAGCGTAG
- a CDS encoding ABC transporter permease gives MLNKKPVKILALPALVWLFALFVVPMLLIAVLSFLKRGTYGQVVYEFTMNNYIRILDPLYGQIFWDTLVVAVLTTVLSILFGYPLAYYISRLDRSVQQIWLLLVMIPFWINFLVRSYAWVIILRSQGVVNTILESLGLITEPLPLLYNSGSVLLGMVYTLVPFMVLPIYVSLEQMDRRKLEAAYDLGATPWKAFWHVTLPMTKSGVVTGSILVFVSSIGMFVVPDVMGGAKSALIGNVIQNQFLSARDWPFGSALSIVLMLLSMLLILLYFRATKASETKEGAA, from the coding sequence TTGCTAAACAAAAAGCCGGTCAAAATCCTTGCGCTTCCGGCCCTTGTGTGGCTCTTTGCGCTCTTCGTCGTGCCGATGCTGCTGATCGCTGTCCTTTCCTTTTTAAAAAGAGGAACGTACGGACAAGTTGTCTACGAGTTTACGATGAACAACTACATTCGCATTCTCGATCCATTGTACGGGCAAATCTTTTGGGATACGCTCGTCGTCGCGGTGCTGACCACGGTCCTGTCGATCTTGTTCGGTTATCCGCTAGCCTACTACATTTCCCGCCTGGATCGGTCGGTGCAGCAAATCTGGCTGCTTCTTGTGATGATCCCGTTCTGGATCAACTTTCTGGTCCGTTCGTACGCCTGGGTGATCATCCTGCGATCCCAGGGGGTCGTCAACACGATTCTGGAGTCGCTCGGCCTCATTACGGAGCCGCTTCCGCTCCTGTACAATTCCGGTTCGGTGCTGCTGGGGATGGTCTACACGCTCGTACCGTTTATGGTATTGCCGATCTATGTTTCGCTGGAGCAGATGGATCGCCGCAAGCTCGAAGCCGCTTACGACCTGGGTGCTACGCCGTGGAAAGCGTTTTGGCACGTGACGCTGCCGATGACGAAGTCCGGAGTCGTGACAGGATCCATTCTCGTCTTTGTCTCGTCGATCGGGATGTTCGTCGTGCCGGACGTGATGGGAGGAGCGAAGTCCGCCCTGATCGGAAACGTGATCCAGAACCAGTTCTTGTCGGCGCGTGACTGGCCGTTTGGCTCTGCCTTGTCCATCGTGCTGATGCTCCTGTCCATGCTGCTCATTCTCCTGTACTTCCGGGCTACGAAAGCCAGCGAGACGAAGGAGGGAGCCGCATGA
- a CDS encoding copper resistance protein CopC — translation MKRYLAMLWLCLFLVLGAAGQSVQAHAGLMGSSPKDGEVLPASPGQISMRFTETLEPDLVSVRLFNNEGDEIQLERPTLQPGDASQVNARLPDLREGTYVAIVSVVSEDGHPVEERVTFSIGHKSATVVDPTQKQPDNTYLIVYRYLTQGIFLLGGGLYLLAWRAQRHGLPAFSELLGIMRPIGWGLALVGLVFLWFLYDESLAAVSLTDMLWEGSWQVLAQSPFAVMLLVSLVLLILLAIPNMIEGWYVAIWLTLLGTQAFGGHAWGITPVWLAIGLRILHVLTVSIWMGALAYLLLVYRRTEWKNEQFKAFFLRTVAIAASLAVLTGVAMLLVQTDAVSVLSSALTWSYLLYAKIAAVCGMLIVAWRQTRRWRKQNTLQPALLRWELLLGVVAILAGLWMSQTSYPTEIQQSIQSVGGFLR, via the coding sequence ATGAAACGATACCTGGCCATGCTGTGGCTCTGCTTGTTCCTCGTGCTCGGCGCGGCGGGACAGTCCGTGCAGGCCCACGCCGGGTTGATGGGTAGCAGCCCCAAAGACGGCGAAGTGCTGCCGGCAAGTCCGGGGCAAATTTCCATGCGCTTCACCGAGACGCTGGAGCCCGACCTGGTGTCGGTTCGCCTGTTTAACAACGAAGGCGATGAGATCCAGTTGGAACGACCCACGCTGCAGCCCGGAGATGCTTCCCAGGTGAACGCCCGGCTTCCGGATTTGCGGGAAGGCACATACGTGGCGATTGTCTCTGTCGTTTCCGAGGACGGACATCCGGTTGAAGAACGCGTGACCTTCTCGATCGGGCATAAGAGCGCGACCGTGGTGGACCCGACGCAAAAACAGCCCGACAACACGTACTTGATCGTGTACCGATATCTGACGCAAGGCATATTTTTGCTGGGCGGGGGCTTGTACTTGCTCGCCTGGAGAGCACAGCGCCACGGATTGCCTGCGTTTTCCGAGCTGCTTGGTATCATGAGGCCGATCGGCTGGGGCCTCGCCCTCGTAGGCTTGGTGTTCCTCTGGTTTCTGTACGACGAGTCGCTTGCGGCCGTGTCTTTGACCGACATGCTTTGGGAAGGCAGCTGGCAAGTGCTGGCGCAGTCTCCGTTCGCGGTCATGCTGCTCGTGTCGCTCGTCCTGTTGATCCTGCTGGCGATTCCGAACATGATCGAGGGCTGGTACGTCGCGATTTGGCTTACGTTGCTCGGGACGCAGGCATTTGGCGGTCATGCGTGGGGAATTACCCCGGTGTGGCTGGCCATCGGGCTCAGGATCCTGCATGTGCTCACCGTCTCCATCTGGATGGGAGCCCTGGCATATTTGCTGCTCGTGTACAGACGCACGGAATGGAAAAATGAGCAGTTTAAAGCGTTCTTCCTGAGGACAGTGGCAATTGCGGCTTCACTGGCCGTGCTTACCGGGGTCGCCATGCTGCTTGTGCAGACGGATGCTGTCAGCGTTTTGAGCAGCGCTCTCACCTGGAGCTACCTGCTGTACGCCAAAATAGCAGCGGTCTGCGGGATGCTGATCGTCGCCTGGCGCCAAACACGTCGCTGGAGAAAGCAAAACACGCTGCAACCCGCCTTGCTGCGCTGGGAGCTTCTCCTGGGCGTCGTGGCAATCCTGGCGGGGCTGTGGATGAGCCAGACCTCGTATCCGACGGAAATACAGCAATCGATACAATCAGTAGGGGGTTTTTTACGATGA
- a CDS encoding nitronate monooxygenase: MLETAVTNKLKIRYPIFQAPMAGGPTTPELVAAVSNAGGLGNLGAGYLAPEQLRTAIQEIRKQTDRPFGVNLFVPEEPTESEETITRMTDFLNFYREELGIPKNPLIQTSSESFEEQVQVLLDEKVPVCSFTFGIPPQDVIRAIKQNGTVVIGTATTVEEAKRWEAAGADAVVAQGSEAGGHRGTFLKSVSQSLIGTMALVPQVADHVSIPVIASGGIMDGRGLVASLVLGASAVQMGTAFLACPESGAHAAYKQKILLETEDATGITSAYSGKAARGIQTAFMNDMEHYTGDIPGYPIQNAMTRDIRHAAAKANNPEYMSLWAGQGLRLASDRTAAKIVEQTMKQARTEVKRIALHGMNDD; encoded by the coding sequence ATGCTTGAGACTGCAGTAACAAACAAACTGAAAATTCGTTACCCCATTTTCCAGGCACCAATGGCAGGGGGGCCTACTACTCCTGAATTGGTAGCAGCCGTTTCTAATGCCGGGGGTTTAGGCAACCTGGGGGCAGGATACCTGGCACCGGAACAACTTCGCACGGCGATCCAAGAAATCCGAAAACAAACAGATCGGCCATTTGGAGTCAACTTGTTTGTACCGGAGGAACCTACGGAATCCGAAGAAACGATCACCCGCATGACAGACTTCCTCAATTTTTATCGGGAAGAACTGGGCATTCCCAAAAATCCATTGATTCAAACGTCTTCCGAGTCGTTTGAAGAACAGGTGCAAGTATTGCTGGACGAGAAAGTTCCTGTATGTAGTTTCACCTTTGGAATCCCCCCGCAAGACGTGATCCGGGCAATAAAGCAGAATGGAACAGTAGTTATCGGCACGGCAACAACAGTTGAAGAAGCGAAACGATGGGAAGCTGCCGGTGCAGACGCTGTTGTGGCACAAGGAAGTGAAGCTGGTGGACATCGAGGTACATTCCTTAAGAGCGTATCCCAATCTCTGATTGGCACCATGGCTCTTGTTCCGCAAGTTGCCGATCATGTGTCGATACCTGTCATCGCATCTGGAGGCATCATGGATGGGCGAGGGCTCGTGGCAAGCCTTGTATTGGGTGCATCTGCTGTACAAATGGGGACTGCCTTTCTCGCGTGCCCAGAAAGCGGAGCCCATGCAGCATACAAACAGAAGATCCTTTTGGAAACTGAGGACGCTACCGGAATTACATCCGCATACTCAGGGAAAGCCGCGAGGGGAATCCAAACTGCATTCATGAATGACATGGAGCATTATACCGGAGATATCCCCGGATATCCCATTCAGAATGCGATGACAAGGGACATACGTCATGCTGCTGCAAAGGCCAACAACCCTGAATACATGTCTCTTTGGGCAGGACAAGGCCTGAGGTTGGCTAGCGATCGCACAGCCGCCAAGATTGTGGAACAGACCATGAAACAAGCAAGAACAGAAGTGAAAAGGATTGCTCTTCATGGAATGAATGACGACTGA
- a CDS encoding DUF3231 family protein, with protein sequence MQRRESMSFQKPQVKPTNIELSCTEIGGLWGVYFQEGMAVCFLTYLLHHLQDGQIVPLAEEALKISQERINKIKKFFLAENFPIPAGFSEADVNLTAPPLFHDTFTLSFIYMMNRLGMINYAFTASNNVRLDVLDFFTECIHTSTEMFGKAVRMMLEKGIYDRPPKMNYPNKIEFVQKASFIDGIIGLKRPLNAIELSEIFFNIERNYFSVILTLGFAQVMEDKKLKNIILRGKKISEQQIELFNSLLMEEELLGTVPISMEVTASTVSPFSDKFIMSMINVLNSVDILLISHALSVTMRADLSSHYAKIITDVMAFAKDTYDIMVERQWLEQPPLTTDREQLMKS encoded by the coding sequence GTGCAGCGGAGGGAGTCTATGTCATTTCAGAAACCTCAGGTAAAGCCAACCAATATCGAATTAAGCTGTACGGAAATCGGGGGACTTTGGGGCGTTTATTTCCAGGAAGGCATGGCGGTATGTTTCCTTACCTACTTACTGCATCATCTTCAGGATGGGCAGATTGTTCCGTTGGCGGAAGAAGCGCTCAAGATCTCGCAAGAACGCATAAACAAGATCAAAAAATTTTTTCTTGCTGAAAATTTTCCGATACCGGCAGGGTTTTCAGAAGCCGATGTGAATCTAACTGCCCCTCCGCTTTTTCACGACACATTTACCCTGAGTTTTATCTACATGATGAATCGGTTGGGAATGATTAACTATGCGTTTACTGCTTCCAATAACGTTCGTCTCGATGTGTTAGATTTCTTCACTGAATGCATACATACGTCTACCGAGATGTTCGGCAAAGCCGTGCGAATGATGCTGGAAAAAGGCATTTATGACCGCCCGCCGAAAATGAACTACCCGAATAAAATCGAGTTCGTCCAGAAAGCCTCCTTCATTGACGGGATCATTGGACTGAAACGACCTCTCAATGCCATAGAGTTGTCCGAAATATTCTTCAATATCGAGCGCAACTACTTTTCCGTTATTCTCACGCTCGGGTTTGCACAGGTAATGGAAGATAAAAAATTGAAAAATATAATCCTCAGAGGCAAAAAAATCAGCGAACAACAAATCGAGTTATTCAACAGTCTGCTGATGGAGGAGGAGCTGCTCGGAACGGTACCCATCAGCATGGAAGTCACGGCATCCACCGTTTCCCCCTTCTCCGACAAGTTCATCATGTCAATGATCAACGTATTGAACTCGGTAGACATCCTTTTGATATCGCATGCCCTGTCGGTGACGATGCGAGCCGACCTCAGCTCTCACTACGCCAAAATCATCACGGATGTGATGGCGTTCGCCAAAGATACGTACGATATCATGGTGGAACGCCAATGGCTCGAACAACCGCCGCTTACGACAGATCGAGAGCAGCTGATGAAATCCTAA
- a CDS encoding LysR family transcriptional regulator, which translates to MDIRDLQIFLAVASEGSITRAAEKLEYVQSSISIRIQQLESELKTELFHRQRQGVRLTTSGEVLKSYAEKILFLAQEAERVLTDHSIPRGPLRIGSLETTAAIRLPSILAEYHSAFPDVDLSLRTGSTDELVNLVLKYELDGAFVAAPVENVDLESTEVGTEELVLVSSGRFPSMDTWEDIRNFVLLVFRPGCSYRRKLEDWLHWEGIIPAKIMEFGTIDGIIGCVQAGLGVSLLPVSVVERATLQYNLRIHKISEKFTKTPTLFIRRKDTHETVAVSEFIRISKEMFNHAAKEEL; encoded by the coding sequence ATGGACATCCGAGACTTGCAGATTTTTTTGGCCGTCGCAAGCGAAGGAAGTATTACTCGGGCAGCCGAAAAATTGGAATACGTACAATCGAGCATCAGCATTCGTATCCAGCAGCTCGAAAGCGAACTGAAAACAGAACTGTTTCATCGCCAGAGGCAGGGGGTTCGCCTCACAACCTCCGGAGAAGTGCTTAAATCCTACGCGGAAAAAATTCTCTTTCTTGCACAAGAGGCAGAACGGGTCTTGACAGATCACTCGATCCCACGCGGGCCATTGCGAATTGGATCTCTGGAAACCACGGCGGCAATTCGGCTGCCTTCTATTCTGGCTGAGTATCACAGCGCCTTCCCGGACGTTGATTTGTCGCTGCGAACGGGCTCGACGGATGAACTCGTCAATCTGGTGTTGAAGTATGAATTGGATGGAGCTTTTGTGGCCGCACCCGTTGAAAACGTTGACTTGGAAAGTACAGAGGTCGGGACTGAGGAACTTGTGCTGGTATCTAGTGGACGGTTTCCCTCTATGGATACATGGGAGGATATTCGAAATTTCGTTTTGCTGGTATTTAGACCCGGTTGCTCTTACCGCAGAAAGCTTGAGGATTGGTTGCATTGGGAAGGGATTATACCTGCCAAGATTATGGAATTCGGAACGATTGACGGAATCATTGGATGTGTTCAGGCAGGCCTCGGGGTCTCTCTTTTACCCGTTTCCGTAGTGGAAAGAGCTACGCTTCAATACAACTTGCGGATCCATAAAATCTCGGAGAAATTCACTAAAACACCAACACTTTTCATTCGTCGTAAAGATACCCATGAAACAGTGGCTGTTTCCGAATTCATCCGGATTTCGAAAGAGATGTTTAATCATGCTGCGAAGGAAGAATTGTAG
- a CDS encoding spermidine/putrescine ABC transporter substrate-binding protein: MKRLKSLMIGALSAALAVTVVGCSSSSSEQKEEQVLNIYSWADNFDPDVIKDFEQKYNVKVNYDVYGSNEEMLAKIQAGASGYDLIQPSDYMVATMIKLGLLEELNKENIPNMKNMVSTFTTPPFDPDNKHSVVYTWGITGIAYNKKFVKEPPTSWADLWNEKYKDRVILLNDPREVMGMALIKNGFSNSTTDKGQLEKAFGDLKTLVPGVVAFDTDNIKQKMIAEEAWIGTVWSGDAAFIHAQNPDVEYVIPKEGATIWADTLAIPKGAKHKELAEKFIDYLMDPQVSVKNYESIGYSNPNEKAYPLHSEEYRANKMIFLDKADIDRAEWLVDVGDTLQEYDRYWTEMKSGR; the protein is encoded by the coding sequence ATGAAACGATTGAAGTCCCTCATGATCGGCGCTCTGTCCGCCGCACTCGCAGTTACGGTCGTAGGCTGTTCGTCTTCCTCGTCCGAGCAGAAGGAAGAGCAAGTGCTCAATATCTACAGCTGGGCCGACAACTTTGATCCGGATGTGATCAAAGACTTTGAACAAAAGTACAACGTCAAGGTCAACTACGACGTATACGGCAGCAACGAGGAAATGCTGGCGAAGATTCAGGCGGGCGCATCCGGCTACGACCTGATCCAGCCGTCCGACTACATGGTCGCGACGATGATCAAGCTGGGTCTGCTGGAAGAGCTGAACAAGGAAAACATTCCGAACATGAAAAACATGGTGTCCACGTTTACGACACCTCCGTTTGACCCGGACAACAAGCACTCCGTCGTCTATACGTGGGGCATTACGGGAATCGCCTACAACAAGAAGTTCGTGAAAGAGCCGCCTACGAGCTGGGCTGACTTGTGGAACGAAAAGTACAAGGACCGCGTGATTCTCCTGAACGACCCGCGCGAGGTCATGGGCATGGCGCTGATCAAGAACGGCTTCTCCAACAGCACTACGGACAAGGGCCAGCTGGAAAAGGCGTTCGGCGACCTCAAGACGCTCGTGCCGGGCGTCGTCGCGTTCGATACCGACAACATCAAGCAAAAGATGATCGCCGAAGAAGCATGGATCGGTACTGTCTGGTCCGGTGACGCCGCGTTCATCCACGCGCAAAATCCGGATGTCGAATACGTCATTCCGAAAGAAGGCGCTACGATCTGGGCAGACACTCTGGCCATCCCGAAAGGCGCCAAGCATAAGGAATTGGCGGAGAAGTTCATCGACTACCTGATGGACCCGCAGGTCAGCGTGAAAAACTACGAGTCCATCGGTTACAGCAACCCGAACGAGAAAGCATACCCGCTTCACAGCGAAGAATACCGCGCCAACAAAATGATCTTCCTCGACAAAGCCGACATCGACCGCGCCGAGTGGCTGGTAGACGTGGGGGACACCTTGCAGGAATACGACCGCTACTGGACAGAAATGAAGAGCGGCCGATAA
- a CDS encoding MFS transporter yields MRFLSALADSTMFTTYAVFYIAALGLSPLELLVVGTVLELTVVLFEGITGVVADTYSRRLSIIVGMFVLGFGFALQGVMGALQVAVPLLPMFGWVLLAQVFFGLGHTFVSGADTAWIADEAGEESLGSLFMQAKRVSLVATLTGIVLSVGLSTLGPQLPYLIGGLIYLGLGTFLTVFMKETRFVPRKRERGASQWREMKETWLSGAQVVRSQPILLLILLVTLLSGAASEGYDRLREAHLITDVGFPQAVPFSMAVWFGGIAALTAFLGIFAVRFTEKRLDVNNERLVMAGMFILTSLRVAAVLTFALSPNFWWALASLLLVGVIEAVSSPLYDTWLNMNIPSGVRATVLSMLSQSNALGQTAGGPIVGWIGNRLSIRASLTVAAVLLLPIAGVFGRALRKR; encoded by the coding sequence ATGAGATTTCTGTCGGCGTTGGCCGATTCGACGATGTTTACGACTTATGCCGTTTTTTATATTGCGGCTTTGGGGCTGTCCCCTTTGGAGCTGCTGGTGGTAGGCACGGTGCTGGAGCTCACGGTGGTCCTGTTTGAAGGGATTACCGGGGTCGTGGCCGACACGTACAGCAGGCGCCTGTCCATCATCGTGGGGATGTTCGTCCTCGGCTTCGGTTTTGCGCTTCAAGGCGTGATGGGGGCCTTGCAAGTGGCGGTACCCCTGCTCCCCATGTTCGGGTGGGTCCTTCTCGCGCAGGTGTTTTTTGGGCTCGGGCACACGTTCGTCAGCGGTGCAGATACGGCGTGGATCGCGGATGAGGCGGGGGAAGAGTCTCTGGGCAGCCTGTTTATGCAAGCGAAGCGTGTTTCCCTGGTGGCTACGTTGACAGGCATCGTCCTGAGTGTAGGGTTGTCCACGCTAGGCCCGCAGCTTCCTTACCTCATCGGCGGGTTGATCTACCTTGGGCTGGGGACATTTCTGACAGTTTTCATGAAGGAAACAAGGTTTGTACCCCGCAAGCGGGAAAGGGGTGCGTCGCAATGGCGGGAGATGAAGGAGACATGGCTGTCAGGAGCGCAAGTGGTTCGCTCCCAGCCGATCCTTTTGCTGATCCTGCTCGTGACGCTGCTGAGCGGGGCCGCTTCGGAAGGGTATGACCGGCTGCGGGAAGCCCATTTGATTACGGATGTCGGATTTCCGCAAGCGGTTCCCTTTTCGATGGCTGTCTGGTTCGGGGGCATTGCGGCATTGACCGCTTTTCTCGGCATCTTCGCCGTCCGCTTCACCGAGAAGAGACTGGACGTAAACAACGAGCGGCTCGTCATGGCGGGGATGTTCATCCTCACGAGCCTGCGGGTCGCTGCGGTGTTGACCTTCGCTTTGTCCCCGAACTTTTGGTGGGCACTGGCGTCCCTGCTCCTGGTCGGGGTGATCGAAGCCGTCAGCAGCCCGCTGTACGATACGTGGTTGAACATGAACATCCCGAGCGGCGTGCGGGCTACGGTTCTTTCCATGCTGAGCCAATCCAATGCGCTGGGGCAGACGGCGGGAGGCCCGATCGTGGGCTGGATCGGGAATCGGCTGTCCATTCGGGCCTCTCTGACCGTAGCGGCCGTATTGCTGCTCCCGATCGCCGGTGTGTTCGGCAGGGCATTGCGAAAACGGTAA
- a CDS encoding tautomerase family protein, which translates to MPLLRFDLIKGRDKESLKKLLDVAHAAVVEAFEVPERDRYQIVHEHPADHLVIEDTGLGFNRTHNLVVLSIISKSRPKEKKQKLYALLADRLETECGIAPTDLLVSIVENSDADWSFGLGEAQFLTGKL; encoded by the coding sequence ATGCCATTACTGCGTTTTGACCTTATAAAAGGGCGCGACAAGGAAAGCCTGAAAAAACTGTTGGATGTGGCACATGCAGCTGTCGTAGAGGCCTTTGAGGTTCCCGAGCGGGATCGTTACCAAATTGTACACGAGCATCCAGCGGATCACCTGGTTATAGAGGATACGGGGTTAGGATTTAACCGTACCCATAATCTTGTCGTTCTGTCCATCATCAGTAAATCGCGGCCAAAGGAGAAAAAACAAAAGCTCTATGCCTTGCTCGCCGACAGACTAGAAACGGAATGTGGAATCGCACCCACTGATTTACTGGTATCCATCGTTGAAAACAGTGACGCTGATTGGAGTTTTGGTTTGGGTGAGGCGCAATTTTTAACCGGTAAGCTGTAG
- a CDS encoding WYL domain-containing protein encodes MIRELSKYWERQQVFEMIYLGKNGETSRRIVRILELDAAGQRFKAYCYARKACRVFAVENVLAVAPVRKRTAG; translated from the coding sequence ATGATTCGAGAACTTAGCAAATATTGGGAGCGTCAGCAGGTCTTCGAGATGATCTACTTGGGCAAAAACGGCGAGACCAGCAGGCGCATCGTCCGGATCCTCGAGCTAGACGCTGCGGGCCAGCGGTTCAAGGCCTACTGTTACGCACGCAAAGCCTGCCGGGTGTTCGCCGTTGAAAATGTACTGGCAGTAGCGCCGGTGCGCAAGCGGACGGCAGGCTAG
- a CDS encoding YcnI family protein, with product MKVGKWMSSVLMAGAILTLASAAQAHVNVYPKESTTGAYEKYTVRVPVEKDVKTTKVKLEFPAEVKVSTVQPIPGWSYEFEKDKDGRNTALVWTATNGGIGPHEFAEFAFVGANPKEPGALSWKAYQTYADGEVVEWTGAADSQTPASVTTIKAGASGDAGHDHGQAAAPAEETASSTGGSNTVPLVLSGLALLISIVSLFRKKA from the coding sequence ATGAAGGTTGGCAAATGGATGAGCAGTGTACTGATGGCAGGGGCGATTCTGACGCTTGCCTCTGCAGCACAGGCTCACGTAAACGTCTATCCGAAAGAATCGACGACGGGAGCCTACGAGAAATACACGGTCCGTGTTCCTGTGGAGAAAGACGTGAAAACAACCAAGGTCAAACTGGAGTTTCCGGCCGAGGTAAAAGTCAGTACGGTACAGCCGATCCCAGGCTGGTCCTACGAGTTTGAGAAAGACAAGGATGGACGCAATACCGCGCTGGTCTGGACAGCAACCAACGGAGGCATTGGCCCGCACGAATTCGCGGAATTCGCCTTTGTCGGCGCCAACCCGAAAGAGCCGGGGGCTTTGTCCTGGAAAGCGTATCAGACCTATGCGGACGGAGAAGTGGTGGAGTGGACCGGAGCAGCCGATTCCCAGACGCCTGCCTCCGTAACCACGATCAAAGCCGGTGCCAGCGGCGACGCAGGTCACGATCACGGGCAAGCGGCAGCACCGGCAGAGGAAACCGCCAGCTCGACGGGAGGAAGCAACACCGTGCCGCTGGTTTTGTCCGGTTTGGCTCTGCTGATCTCGATCGTGAGCCTGTTCCGCAAAAAAGCCTAA
- a CDS encoding MerR family transcriptional regulator — translation MIQDALFKSIIFIPINTSIDCCLIGWVIKITLKPFQACRTHQNLYDPGSVIVRLDIKEEKGLISASRQENNYREYDEQVIESIHSIQLYLKLGLTTDQIREVIFYKDQSKGID, via the coding sequence GTGATTCAAGATGCCTTATTCAAATCTATCATCTTCATACCAATCAATACCTCGATTGATTGCTGCTTGATCGGTTGGGTCATCAAAATAACTCTCAAACCATTCCAAGCGTGCAGAACCCACCAAAATCTGTACGATCCGGGGTCAGTAATCGTTCGATTAGATATTAAGGAGGAGAAAGGCTTAATCAGCGCCTCTCGTCAAGAAAATAATTATAGGGAATATGACGAACAGGTTATCGAATCCATTCATTCCATCCAACTTTATTTGAAATTAGGACTGACAACGGATCAAATTAGAGAAGTAATATTCTATAAAGACCAAAGTAAAGGGATAGACTGA